In Candidatus Palauibacter soopunensis, the genomic stretch CTGGCCCACCGCGAACTCGACCGGGTGGCCGACCGCTCGTTCATGGGGCTCGCCCGCACCGGGTCGTACATGTCGCACGGTTCCGGCGACTACGCGATCGCCTTCTCGACGGGCGAGGGGCCCGCGGTCAGGGACGGGCGTGCCCTGTCGCGCGTCTTCGAGGCGGTGGTCGAAGCGACGGATGAAGCCGTCATCAACTCGCTGTTCAAGGCGATGTCCGTGACGGGCCACGGGGGACGGACGGTCGAATCGCTCCCGCTCGAACCCACGCTGGACTTGCTCCGCGAGGCGGGCGTTCTCGGGACCTCGCGGTGAAATCGCTGATTCCCGCGTCCGCGCAGCTACCGCTGCCCCGGGCGCGCTTCATCATCGAAGAGGATCCCGACCCGGAGGCAGTGCCGCTCGATGTCCTGTTCGTGGGCGGAGGCCCGGCCGGGCTCGCGGGAGCGATCCGGCTGGCGCAACTGGTGGCGCGCGATCGCGCGGAAGGAGGGCCGCTAGCCGACCTCGAGATCGGCGTTCTCGAGAAGTCGGGTGAACTCGGGGAGCACTGCCTCTCCGGGGCGGTCGTGAACCCGGAGGCTTTTCGTACGCTCTTCCCGGACCTCGACGAGGCGGAGCTTCCCCTCCGGGGCCGCGTGGCCGGCGACCGGGTGCGGCTCCTCACGGAGCGCGGAAGCGTCCGGCTCCCGACCCCGCCCTCGATGCGGAACCACGGCTATCACGTGGCCTCGATCTGCGAGATCGTGCGCTGGCTGGGGGCGCAGGCGGAGGGGCTGGGGGTGAACGTGTTCACGGGGTTCCCGGCCGATGCCCTCCTCATGCGCGAAGGGCAGGTCACCGGCGTCCGCACGACCCCCGCCGGTCTCGACCGCGAGGGGAATCCGGAGGGCGGCTACATGCCGGCCACGGACCTCTCCGCGCGGGTCACCGTGCTCGCCGAAGGGACCCGCGGACCCCTGAGCCAGGCCTGGCTCGAGCGGGAGGGCGTCGGTTCGGCGAACCCGCAGATCTTCGCGCTCGGCGTCAAGGAACTGTGGGAGGTCGCGCATCCGCCCGATGCGGTCACGCATACCATGGGCTGGCCGCTTCCGCGGGATGCGTTCGGGGGCAGCTTCATCTATCCCATGGGCGGGAATCTCGTGTCGCTGGGTCTCGTCGTGGGCCTCGACGCGCCCTACGTCGACCTCGACGTGCACGCGCTGCTGCAGCGTTTCAAGCAGCACCCGTTCGTGCGCGGGATCCTGGACGGGGGTGAACTCGTGGAGTGGGGGGCGAAGACGATTCCGGAGGGCGGATACCACGCCATCCCCGACCGACTGAGCGGGGACGGACTGCTCATCGCGGGAGATGCCGCGGGACTCGTCGATGTTGCCTCGCTCAAGGGCATCCACTACGCGATGCGGTCGGGAATCCTCGCGGCCGACGCCATCGGCCGGGCCCTGTCGGACGGACACGACGGCGCGGCCGGGGCGGAGAGCGCGGTCCCGGCGGCTCGACTCGCGTCCTACGACGCGGCGCTACGGGAGAGCCTCATCCAGGATCCGCTGTACCGCAACCGGAACCAGCGGCTCGCCTTCAAGGCCGGCTTCTTCTCGGGAGGCCTCAGGGCGGGGCTCATGCAGGCCACGGGCGGAACGTTTCCCGGCGCCCGGATCGCGAGCGAGCCTGACGCGGCGGGCCCTCGTCACAAGCGTTTGGGGCTCGACTCCGCGTATGACTCCGAGCACGCCGTCGCCAAGGTCGACGCGGTCTTCCGCTCCGGGAACGCGACTCGGGACGATATCCCCTCGCACCTTCTGGCGGGCGGGGAAGCGGGCACGGCAGTATCGCCGGAGATGGCGGAACTGTACGCGAGCCTCTGTCCGGCCGGCGTGTACGAGCGCGACGGCGACCGCCTGGTGGTGAACGCGCCGAACTGCATTGACTGCAAGGCGACGGACGTCCTGGGTCCGCGCTGGACGCCGCGAGAGGGCGGCAGCGGCCCGGCCTATAAGAGGATGTGAGACGGGCCGGCCGACACGGCCGCCCCGGTCAGCGTGCCCCGGTCGCGCGCGCGGCGTTCCATCCGAGGAGCGAGAATGCATCGGCGACCTGCTCGTACCCCGTCCGCATGAGGAAGGCGGAGTTCTTGCCGAAGCTCTTGGCGCCCAGGATGAAGAAATCGGGCTCCGGGTTGCGCAGTGTCTCGGGTCCGAGCGCGTCCGCCCCGATACAGCAGTCCGCCGGCGCGTCGCCCGGCGGGCCCTGAGCGGCGAGGAGCGCGGCCGAGACCCCCATGGGGCCAAGAGACGCATAGCAGGCGTGCACCTGGAGCTGGCGATACACGCGGTCGTCGGGCTCGTAGCCGACGTTCGCCACGATCCGGTCGAAGCGGTCGCGCCGAATCTCCCCGTCAATCTCCAGGTCGACCTCGAGCCCGCGCGCATCGGTCGGCCGGACGGCGAGCAGCCGACTCCGTGAGAGCCACTCGCAATCGGGGGGCGGTTCGGCCGCGATCGCGTTGGCGCGGCGCGTGAGCTTCACGCGCTCGGGGAGCGGATCATCCGCGATCCCGCGCAGCGGGACGCCGTGCGCCTCGCGGCTGGCCCAGGTGAACCGCGTCCCCGGGACGGCCCGGGCCAGCGCCGCGAGGGCGCATGCGGTGGTGGCCGCCGAATGTCCGCTTCCGAGGAGGAGCGTGCGTCGCGCCGCGTAGCGCCCGCGCTGGGCTCCGAATGCATCCGGGATGCGGTATTCGATCGCGCGGCGCGCGGATCGCTCGCCGATGGCGGGAGTGCCGCCCGGGCCCGCCCAGTTGGGGCGGCCGTAGGTCCCCGAGCAGTCGAACACGGCCCGGGCGAACACCTCGGTCTCGGCTCCGCCCTCCTCCACGAGCAGCCGGAAGGGCTCCTCGGCCCGTGCGGCCTCGCCGAGCGCTTCGCCCTTCAGCCGATCCGCCCGGGCGACGTCCCGCACGCGCGCGCTTTCGCGGACCTCCACGCGCGACCGCAGGGCCGCGGCCAGGGGCAGCAGATAGTACGTCCGCAACTCCGCGCCCGTGAGCAGCGTTCCCGCCGCCGGCAGTTCGGCCCCCCGGCCGCGCAGCACCTCCAGCCCGGCGGGTCCCGCGTTCCACACGAATGGGGAGAAGAGCCGCAGCCAGCCCCAGGCGCGGACGTGATCCGCCAACGCCCCGGCCTCGAACAGGACCGTCGCGAGGCCCGTGCGGGCCGCGCGGGCCGCGGCCTCGAGCCCGACCGGCCCTCCTCCGATGATGGCAAGGTCCATCACTCGCACGCGCGCTGGCTCCAGGTCTTCATGGTTCGCCGGCGTTTCGACCGCCCGGCCTTCCCGCCGATTCCGAGGCAACCTACTCTCAGGCGATGATGGATCGCGAGAACCCGAAGCGGGCGAGCGCATCGCCCCCGGATTGGGCCCCGGGCCCCATCACGCGGTGGCTGACGCCGGTCACGCGCTGGATCATCACGAACCTCGTGGCTCCACCCTGCGTTTTCCTCCTCTTCAGTCTCCTCAATCGAACGCGGGTCTACGGGCGGCGACGCGTCCCCCACCTTCCGAACACGCTCGTCCTCTCGAATCATCAATCGATGATCGACTCGTTTCCGATCGCCTACTACCTGTTCTTTCCCGAAAAGACATTCAGGCCCCACCTGGCGCCCTGGAATGCGGCCGCGGCGGAGAACTTCTTCAGAAACCCGTTTTTCGGCTGGGTGTTCCACCAGTTCCAGTGCATTCCGGTGCGGCGCGGCCGCCGCGACCTGAGCGCGATG encodes the following:
- a CDS encoding lysophospholipid acyltransferase family protein → MMDRENPKRASASPPDWAPGPITRWLTPVTRWIITNLVAPPCVFLLFSLLNRTRVYGRRRVPHLPNTLVLSNHQSMIDSFPIAYYLFFPEKTFRPHLAPWNAAAAENFFRNPFFGWVFHQFQCIPVRRGRRDLSAMIRSANVLRAGILTLFPEGTRSRNGRVGRGRAGAGMVILQTRPKVVPITLEGLDRVLPIGSRLPRIGQRVSIYVGRPVPYDDLAAEGRSRQNAQQIVDRVMERIAFQQRVLRRLHRRRT
- a CDS encoding electron-transfer flavoprotein:ubiquinone oxidoreductase, with protein sequence MKSLIPASAQLPLPRARFIIEEDPDPEAVPLDVLFVGGGPAGLAGAIRLAQLVARDRAEGGPLADLEIGVLEKSGELGEHCLSGAVVNPEAFRTLFPDLDEAELPLRGRVAGDRVRLLTERGSVRLPTPPSMRNHGYHVASICEIVRWLGAQAEGLGVNVFTGFPADALLMREGQVTGVRTTPAGLDREGNPEGGYMPATDLSARVTVLAEGTRGPLSQAWLEREGVGSANPQIFALGVKELWEVAHPPDAVTHTMGWPLPRDAFGGSFIYPMGGNLVSLGLVVGLDAPYVDLDVHALLQRFKQHPFVRGILDGGELVEWGAKTIPEGGYHAIPDRLSGDGLLIAGDAAGLVDVASLKGIHYAMRSGILAADAIGRALSDGHDGAAGAESAVPAARLASYDAALRESLIQDPLYRNRNQRLAFKAGFFSGGLRAGLMQATGGTFPGARIASEPDAAGPRHKRLGLDSAYDSEHAVAKVDAVFRSGNATRDDIPSHLLAGGEAGTAVSPEMAELYASLCPAGVYERDGDRLVVNAPNCIDCKATDVLGPRWTPREGGSGPAYKRM